The following coding sequences lie in one Mesorhizobium sp. NZP2298 genomic window:
- a CDS encoding 2OG-Fe(II) oxygenase: MNAHAKVATSVVEAAETRIAGYDWPALAAELDGFGCAVMQKLLSPEECRRIAGLYPQEQHFRSHVHMARHGFGKGEYRYFRYPLPDLIGGLRSALYPRLAEVANRWNERMGIALRYPGTHAAFLDQCHAAGQIRPTPLLLQYVPGDFNCLHQDLYGDLAFPLQVAILLSEPGEDFTGGEFALTEQRPRMQSRVEVVPLRQGDAVAFAVHNRPVQGTKGNYRVNLRHGVSRLRSGMRHTIGIIFHDAK; the protein is encoded by the coding sequence ATGAACGCCCATGCCAAGGTTGCCACATCCGTGGTCGAAGCCGCGGAGACCCGCATCGCCGGCTATGACTGGCCGGCCCTTGCAGCCGAACTCGACGGCTTCGGCTGCGCGGTGATGCAAAAGCTGCTCTCACCCGAGGAGTGCCGGCGGATCGCCGGCCTCTACCCCCAGGAGCAGCATTTCCGCAGCCATGTCCACATGGCCAGGCACGGTTTCGGCAAGGGCGAATACCGCTATTTCCGCTATCCCTTGCCCGACCTCATCGGCGGCCTGCGCAGCGCGCTCTATCCAAGGCTGGCCGAGGTCGCCAACCGATGGAACGAGCGCATGGGCATCGCCCTGCGCTATCCCGGCACGCATGCCGCGTTTCTCGACCAGTGCCATGCCGCCGGCCAGATCAGGCCGACGCCGCTTCTGCTGCAATATGTGCCCGGCGACTTCAACTGCCTGCACCAGGACCTTTATGGCGACCTCGCCTTCCCCCTTCAGGTGGCGATCCTGCTCTCCGAACCGGGTGAGGATTTCACCGGCGGCGAGTTCGCGCTGACCGAGCAGCGGCCGCGCATGCAGAGCCGCGTCGAAGTGGTGCCGTTGCGCCAGGGCGATGCGGTGGCCTTCGCCGTCCACAACCGGCCGGTGCAGGGAACCAAGGGCAACTACCGCGTCAACCTGCGCCACGGCGTCAGCCGGCTGCGCTCGGGCATGCGCCACACGATCGGCATCATTTTTCACGATGCCAAGTGA
- a CDS encoding Gfo/Idh/MocA family protein: MVYATSDGSAGKRLRVGMVGGGRNAFIGAVHRLAMRLDDQIALVAGALSSDPENAAASAAEIGIAPERSYADYHAMAKAEAARPDGIEAVVIVTPNHLHAPIATAFLEAGIDVICDKPLSTTLSDAEALVALARARQRRFVVTLNNTGYAMVRQAREMVMAGELGRIVSVHGAYIQDWLTKPIDAEGQKQAEWRTDPARAGQSAVLADIGVHAFNLASFISGREAEAVSADLFTAVPGRRLDDNAHVLVRWTEGARGTILASQTSPGHYNDLSVRIYGDKAGLEWSGGRPEELRFSPYGEETRTLVRGGHGSTAEARRVSRMPAAHPEGYIEAFANFYRDAADIIRAHRSGGVVDPARAAQVPDVVDGARGVKFVAAAVESNAAGGAWTAARFGG; encoded by the coding sequence ATGGTCTACGCAACATCGGATGGGTCGGCGGGCAAGCGCCTGAGGGTCGGCATGGTCGGCGGCGGCCGCAATGCCTTTATCGGCGCGGTGCACCGGTTGGCGATGCGCCTCGACGACCAGATCGCGCTGGTGGCAGGCGCGCTGTCGTCCGACCCGGAGAACGCCGCCGCTTCGGCCGCCGAGATCGGCATCGCGCCGGAACGCAGCTATGCCGATTACCATGCCATGGCCAAGGCCGAAGCCGCGCGGCCTGACGGTATCGAGGCGGTGGTCATCGTCACGCCCAACCATCTGCACGCGCCGATCGCCACCGCCTTCCTCGAGGCCGGCATCGACGTCATCTGCGACAAGCCGCTGTCGACGACGCTCAGCGATGCCGAAGCGCTGGTGGCGCTGGCACGAGCAAGACAACGCCGCTTCGTCGTCACGCTCAACAACACCGGCTACGCCATGGTGCGGCAGGCGCGCGAGATGGTGATGGCGGGCGAGCTCGGCCGGATCGTGTCGGTGCATGGCGCCTATATCCAGGACTGGCTGACCAAGCCGATCGACGCCGAGGGCCAGAAGCAGGCGGAGTGGCGCACCGATCCGGCAAGGGCAGGGCAGTCGGCTGTGCTGGCCGATATCGGCGTGCATGCCTTCAACCTGGCGAGCTTCATCTCCGGCCGCGAGGCCGAGGCGGTCTCGGCCGACCTGTTCACCGCCGTGCCCGGGCGCCGGCTCGACGACAACGCGCATGTGCTGGTGCGCTGGACGGAGGGCGCGCGCGGCACGATCCTGGCCAGCCAGACCTCGCCTGGCCACTACAATGATCTCTCCGTGCGCATCTATGGCGACAAAGCCGGGCTCGAATGGTCGGGCGGGCGGCCGGAGGAACTGCGCTTTTCGCCCTATGGCGAGGAAACCCGCACGCTGGTGCGCGGCGGCCATGGATCGACGGCGGAAGCGCGGCGGGTGTCGCGCATGCCGGCGGCGCACCCGGAAGGCTATATCGAGGCCTTCGCCAATTTCTACCGCGACGCCGCCGACATTATCCGTGCGCATCGCTCCGGCGGCGTGGTCGATCCGGCGCGCGCGGCGCAGGTGCCCGATGTTGTCGATGGCGCGCGGGGTGTGAAGTTTGTCGCGGCGGCGGTGGAGTCGAACGCGGCGGGCGGGGCTTGGACGGCCGCAAGGTTTGGAGGATGA
- a CDS encoding SDR family oxidoreductase gives MILVTGATGLNGKAIVREFARQKHEVRALVRDPKRASMAGLGGLAGVELVEGDMRRAETLGAALEGVDRVLMISTAAEDMTETQCRFVDACRQAGVAHVVKFSGAESNIGYDATRFRFTRMHEEVERYLEGAGMAWTHLRPSQFMQVYLRDAPTIAAEGAFYLALGDTELSPVDVEDIAKVAFRLLRDGGHEGESLDMTGPEALTMADIAARISQAIGKPVRYVDVSPAERRRNLFAAGIPPGFADALDEQLAERLRRPKSRVHLATHDMFGVRATPFVEFAQRHAAMFRGEA, from the coding sequence ATGATCCTGGTGACGGGCGCCACGGGCCTGAACGGCAAAGCGATCGTGCGCGAGTTCGCGCGGCAGAAACATGAGGTGAGGGCGCTGGTTCGCGACCCGAAGCGGGCGTCCATGGCGGGACTCGGCGGCCTTGCCGGCGTCGAACTGGTCGAGGGCGACATGCGGCGGGCGGAAACGCTGGGCGCGGCGCTCGAAGGTGTCGACCGCGTGCTGATGATTTCGACCGCCGCCGAAGACATGACGGAAACGCAGTGCCGTTTCGTCGATGCATGCAGGCAGGCCGGTGTCGCGCATGTGGTGAAGTTCTCCGGTGCCGAATCCAACATCGGCTACGACGCGACGAGGTTCCGCTTCACGCGCATGCATGAGGAGGTCGAACGCTATCTGGAGGGAGCCGGCATGGCCTGGACGCATCTGCGCCCCAGCCAGTTCATGCAGGTCTACCTGCGCGACGCGCCGACCATTGCCGCCGAGGGGGCTTTCTACCTCGCACTTGGCGACACTGAACTGTCGCCCGTCGATGTCGAGGATATCGCCAAGGTGGCCTTCCGGCTGCTGCGCGATGGCGGCCATGAAGGCGAGAGCCTCGACATGACCGGGCCGGAGGCGCTGACCATGGCCGATATCGCGGCGCGTATATCGCAGGCGATCGGCAAGCCGGTCCGCTATGTCGATGTCAGCCCCGCGGAGCGGCGGCGCAACCTTTTTGCCGCCGGCATTCCGCCCGGTTTCGCCGATGCGCTCGACGAGCAACTGGCCGAGCGGCTGCGGCGGCCGAAATCGCGGGTGCATCTGGCGACGCACGACATGTTCGGTGTGCGGGCAACGCCATTCGTCGAATTCGCCCAACGCCACGCGGCCATGTTCCGGGGCGAGGCTTAG
- a CDS encoding alpha/beta fold hydrolase: MFRPLVIVLGLLSLAAPASARVIPFPAGFKTQSIETNGTSLHVRVGGQGPAVILLHGFGDTGDMWAPAAIKLMKDHTVIVPDLRGMGLSAHPDSGYAKKNQAVDIAGVMDALKIDKADLVTHDIGNMVGYALAAQYPKRITKWVVIDAPLPGIGDWDKIKQSPLLWHFNFRGPDMERLVAGRERIYLDRFYNELSADPKKIDEATRAHYAKLYARPHAMHDAFEQFKAFDQDAVDNQAMLAAGGKLPMPVLAAGAEKSAGTSQADILRFVASDVTGAIVPASGHWIMEENPDATVKLITDFLAR, encoded by the coding sequence ATGTTTCGTCCTTTGGTTATCGTGCTTGGTCTGCTGTCACTCGCCGCTCCGGCCTCGGCGCGGGTGATCCCGTTTCCGGCGGGCTTCAAGACCCAGTCGATCGAGACCAATGGCACCAGCCTGCATGTGCGCGTCGGCGGACAAGGGCCCGCGGTCATTCTGCTGCACGGCTTCGGCGATACCGGCGACATGTGGGCACCGGCGGCGATAAAGCTGATGAAGGATCACACGGTGATTGTACCGGACCTGCGCGGCATGGGCCTTTCGGCGCATCCGGACAGCGGCTACGCCAAGAAGAACCAGGCGGTCGACATCGCCGGCGTGATGGATGCGCTGAAGATCGACAAGGCCGACCTGGTGACGCACGACATCGGCAACATGGTCGGCTATGCGCTGGCCGCGCAATATCCGAAGCGCATCACGAAATGGGTTGTCATCGACGCACCGCTGCCGGGCATAGGTGACTGGGACAAGATCAAGCAAAGCCCGCTGCTCTGGCACTTCAACTTCCGCGGCCCCGACATGGAGCGGCTGGTCGCGGGCCGCGAGCGCATCTATCTCGACCGCTTCTACAACGAACTGTCGGCCGACCCGAAGAAGATCGACGAGGCGACGCGCGCCCACTACGCAAAACTCTATGCGCGGCCGCATGCCATGCATGACGCCTTCGAGCAGTTCAAGGCATTCGACCAGGACGCCGTCGACAACCAGGCGATGCTTGCCGCCGGCGGCAAGCTGCCCATGCCGGTGCTCGCGGCCGGCGCGGAGAAATCGGCAGGCACGTCACAGGCCGACATCCTGCGGTTCGTCGCGTCCGACGTGACGGGCGCCATCGTGCCCGCGTCCGGCCATTGGATCATGGAAGAGAACCCGGATGCCACGGTCAAGCTCATCACCGATTTCCTCGCCAGGTAA
- a CDS encoding sigma-70 family RNA polymerase sigma factor, protein MNQQIRTSRETRQVIEPRLDPEGLFDLRYRAFLETVSHLRVRLHRYCARMTGSALDGEDIMQEALFEAYRKIGLLDDAQALRPWLFRIAHNRCIDFIRNRRTRLKAEASYASDEIVLPIEPAGAGAGRAIERLVVHLPPKERACVLLKDVLDHSLEEIADLVGSTSGGVKSALNRGRAKLAALPAQPVAAPAHDPELARLLGRYVELFNARDWDGVRALTSADARLRVSDCYNGLLSRSPYFVEYERGEPWRMRQDAIEGEAVLVVDRLQGEAWRPAYLVRIHADGGVIDRIADYYACPWILEMVLADG, encoded by the coding sequence ATGAACCAGCAGATCCGCACATCCCGTGAAACGAGGCAGGTGATCGAGCCGCGCCTCGATCCCGAAGGCCTGTTCGACCTGCGCTACAGGGCATTCCTGGAGACGGTCTCGCATTTGCGCGTCCGTCTGCACCGCTACTGCGCGCGCATGACCGGCTCGGCTCTCGACGGCGAGGACATCATGCAGGAGGCGCTGTTCGAGGCCTACCGCAAGATCGGGCTGCTCGACGATGCACAGGCATTGCGGCCATGGCTGTTCCGCATCGCCCATAACAGGTGCATCGACTTCATCCGCAACCGTCGCACGCGGCTCAAGGCCGAAGCCTCCTATGCCAGCGATGAGATCGTGCTGCCCATCGAGCCCGCCGGCGCGGGCGCCGGCCGCGCCATCGAGCGGCTGGTGGTGCACCTGCCGCCGAAGGAGCGCGCCTGCGTGTTGCTCAAGGATGTCCTCGACCATTCGCTGGAGGAGATCGCCGACCTGGTCGGCTCGACATCGGGTGGCGTCAAGTCGGCGCTCAATCGCGGCCGCGCCAAGCTCGCCGCCTTGCCGGCGCAACCGGTCGCGGCACCCGCGCACGACCCCGAACTGGCGCGGCTGCTCGGCCGCTATGTCGAGCTCTTCAATGCCAGGGACTGGGACGGTGTGCGGGCACTGACCAGCGCCGATGCCCGGCTGCGGGTTTCGGACTGCTACAATGGCCTGCTCTCCCGCTCGCCCTATTTCGTCGAATACGAGCGCGGCGAGCCCTGGCGCATGCGGCAAGATGCGATCGAAGGGGAGGCCGTGCTGGTCGTCGACAGGCTGCAGGGCGAGGCGTGGCGGCCGGCCTATCTGGTGCGCATCCATGCCGATGGCGGCGTCATCGATCGCATAGCAGACTATTATGCCTGCCCCTGGATCCTGGAGATGGTCTTGGCGGACGGGTGA
- a CDS encoding LysR family transcriptional regulator, with product MLKLEAAAAFVAVAESGSISEAGRRMSLSKSVISERLSELERSLGTKLLDRTTRKLSITEAGRGFYERAKRIMQEVADASAEIAEHRGELAGPLRISAPTSFGILHLGPALYGFLARHPGIELTLDLDDRFVSMVADGYDAIVRHGPVVDDGPVIVKKLASSERFLVASPDYIERFGRPATTDDLKRHKGIIYSIRGAADWRFKISRRLVTIRPQTALRVNNGILMRDAALAGLGLALLPAYFIQTEIADKRLTVVDVGAEPQGATIYIAYPEDRRGSAKLRALTTWLRDAFGDPPYWEA from the coding sequence ATGCTAAAGCTTGAAGCCGCCGCCGCGTTTGTCGCCGTAGCGGAATCCGGTTCGATCAGCGAGGCGGGCAGGCGCATGAGCCTGTCCAAGTCCGTCATCAGCGAGCGGCTGTCGGAGCTCGAGCGCAGCCTCGGCACAAAGCTGCTGGACCGCACCACCCGCAAACTCTCGATCACCGAAGCGGGGCGGGGCTTTTACGAACGCGCCAAGCGCATCATGCAGGAGGTGGCCGATGCCAGCGCCGAAATCGCCGAACATCGCGGCGAACTGGCCGGGCCGCTCAGGATATCGGCGCCGACCAGTTTCGGCATCCTCCATCTCGGCCCGGCGCTGTATGGCTTCCTGGCCAGGCACCCGGGGATCGAACTGACGCTTGATCTCGACGATCGTTTCGTCAGCATGGTGGCCGATGGCTACGATGCCATCGTGCGTCACGGGCCGGTCGTCGATGACGGACCTGTCATCGTCAAGAAGCTGGCTTCCAGCGAGCGCTTCCTGGTGGCCTCGCCGGATTATATCGAGCGGTTCGGACGACCCGCGACCACTGACGACCTGAAACGCCACAAGGGCATCATCTATTCCATCCGGGGCGCCGCCGACTGGCGGTTCAAGATTTCGCGGCGGCTGGTGACGATCCGCCCGCAAACCGCGCTGCGCGTCAACAACGGGATCTTGATGCGCGACGCCGCTCTTGCCGGCCTCGGCCTGGCATTGCTCCCCGCCTACTTCATCCAGACCGAAATCGCCGACAAGCGATTGACGGTCGTCGATGTCGGCGCCGAGCCGCAAGGAGCCACCATCTATATCGCCTATCCCGAGGATAGGCGCGGATCCGCCAAACTGCGCGCGCTCACCACATGGCTACGCGATGCCTTTGGCGATCCGCCCTATTGGGAGGCTTGA
- a CDS encoding dihydrofolate reductase family protein, which translates to MKKLILQMQMSVDGFVGAYEDHGWQLWEWGDDSAWDEELKRDFNTVFAGTDTILLSRKMAEEGYLTHWGNAAKRFPADPFYAFAQRIVEARKVVPSDRLKTSRWERTTVVSGDLPREVEALKAGEGGDIAVFGGAGFASALIAAGLVDEFQLFINPAVLGAGRRIFEQGGFQNLLLLGSKAYACGMVVNRYAPAG; encoded by the coding sequence ATGAAGAAGCTCATCCTTCAGATGCAGATGTCGGTCGACGGTTTCGTCGGCGCCTATGAGGATCATGGCTGGCAGCTCTGGGAGTGGGGCGACGACAGCGCCTGGGACGAGGAGCTGAAGCGGGACTTCAACACCGTCTTCGCCGGCACCGACACAATCCTGCTCAGCCGCAAGATGGCCGAGGAGGGGTATCTGACCCATTGGGGCAATGCGGCGAAGAGGTTTCCGGCCGATCCGTTCTACGCCTTCGCCCAGCGCATCGTGGAGGCCCGGAAGGTGGTGCCGAGCGACAGGCTGAAAACCTCGCGCTGGGAGCGCACGACGGTGGTCAGTGGTGACCTGCCGCGCGAAGTCGAGGCACTGAAGGCGGGCGAGGGCGGCGACATCGCCGTCTTCGGTGGTGCCGGCTTTGCGTCGGCGCTGATCGCGGCCGGGCTGGTCGACGAGTTTCAGCTGTTCATCAACCCGGCTGTCCTGGGCGCGGGACGTCGTATCTTCGAGCAAGGCGGTTTCCAGAACCTGCTTCTGCTCGGCTCGAAGGCTTATGCCTGCGGCATGGTGGTCAACCGTTACGCCCCGGCGGGGTGA
- the rsgA gene encoding ribosome small subunit-dependent GTPase A, translating to MASSPASSPSLVNLGWSDFFADQLESGEASLIPTRIAMVHRDRLSGLSQAGQTDLTLPPQATTGDYAVGDWVLVEPHDQLVKRRLTRKTVLERRAQGGRVPQLAAANVDTLFIVTSCNADFNIARLERYLALANEAGTTPVILLTKADTAEDAEAYQRQAAALQRGLAVVTLNPRIADAATALAAWCGAGQTVALIGSSGVGKSTLVNTLAGSAQQSPQQTGAIREHDAKGRHTTTARSLHAIAGGGWVIDTPGMRTLQVSDVGYGIDTLFAEITELAPLCKFRDCTHVHEPGCAVQAAIKAGTLDPERLARWRKLSEENQHNTPVQSGPRGAKSPAGRGKRR from the coding sequence ATGGCCTCCTCCCCTGCCTCGTCACCCTCGCTTGTCAACCTTGGCTGGTCGGATTTCTTCGCCGATCAGCTCGAATCGGGCGAGGCAAGCCTGATCCCGACCCGCATCGCCATGGTCCATCGTGACCGGCTGAGCGGCCTGTCCCAGGCAGGGCAAACCGACCTGACATTGCCGCCGCAGGCCACCACAGGCGACTATGCCGTTGGCGACTGGGTGCTGGTCGAGCCGCATGATCAGCTTGTGAAGCGCCGCCTGACCCGCAAGACGGTGCTGGAGCGCCGCGCCCAGGGCGGCCGGGTGCCGCAGCTGGCCGCGGCCAATGTCGACACGCTGTTCATCGTCACCTCCTGCAATGCCGACTTCAACATCGCGCGGCTCGAGCGCTATCTGGCGCTGGCCAACGAGGCCGGAACGACACCCGTCATCCTGCTGACCAAGGCCGACACGGCTGAAGACGCCGAGGCGTATCAACGCCAAGCCGCCGCGCTGCAGCGCGGATTGGCCGTGGTGACGCTGAACCCGCGCATAGCGGATGCCGCGACCGCCCTCGCCGCCTGGTGCGGCGCGGGGCAGACGGTGGCGCTGATCGGTTCCTCCGGCGTCGGCAAATCGACGCTGGTCAACACGTTGGCTGGATCGGCGCAGCAATCGCCGCAGCAAACCGGAGCCATTCGCGAACACGACGCCAAGGGACGTCACACCACCACGGCGCGGTCGCTGCATGCCATTGCCGGCGGCGGCTGGGTGATCGACACGCCGGGCATGCGCACGCTGCAGGTCAGCGACGTCGGCTACGGCATCGACACGCTGTTTGCCGAGATCACCGAGCTTGCCCCACTGTGCAAGTTCCGCGACTGCACCCATGTGCACGAACCGGGCTGCGCGGTGCAGGCTGCCATCAAGGCCGGCACGCTCGATCCCGAGCGCCTGGCCCGCTGGCGCAAACTGTCCGAAGAAAACCAGCACAACACACCAGTGCAGAGCGGGCCGCGCGGAGCCAAGTCCCCCGCCGGCCGCGGCAAGCGGCGCTGA
- a CDS encoding alpha/beta hydrolase codes for MASTESEANRNHYAAIAANAGKLTSPQAIIDHNDTHWTALTGEPGGVDYSEVDAGGVPALWIVPKGADAQRVLFYAHGGGFIGGSIYTHRKLVGHLAKAVGCRALAYDYPLAHQAKHPAQLEAAMAAWNWLIDQGVDPRRVALAGDSCGAVLTYGVLQRLRSQGRPLPAATLIISGWFDMALTGASYETNRKKDPAFAREAVDWLVTNFIGDRDRLDPEVSALYADLSGFPPVFLQAGADETLVDESRMFAERARQAGIETRLDVFDGMLHSFQMMAGRAPEADDAIGRFAAWVRPRLGLPDAVNMAAGERAA; via the coding sequence ATGGCGAGCACTGAGAGCGAGGCAAACAGGAACCACTATGCGGCGATCGCCGCCAATGCGGGCAAGCTGACCAGTCCGCAGGCGATCATCGACCACAATGACACGCATTGGACGGCGCTGACCGGCGAGCCGGGCGGTGTCGACTATAGCGAGGTGGATGCCGGCGGCGTGCCGGCGCTATGGATCGTGCCGAAGGGCGCCGACGCGCAGCGCGTGCTGTTCTACGCCCATGGCGGCGGCTTCATCGGCGGTTCGATCTACACGCACCGCAAGCTGGTCGGCCATCTGGCCAAGGCGGTCGGCTGCCGGGCACTGGCCTACGATTATCCGCTGGCGCATCAGGCCAAGCATCCGGCCCAACTCGAGGCGGCGATGGCCGCCTGGAACTGGCTCATCGACCAGGGCGTCGACCCCAGGCGTGTCGCGCTTGCCGGCGATTCTTGCGGCGCGGTGCTGACCTATGGCGTGCTGCAGCGGCTGCGTTCGCAAGGCCGGCCGTTGCCAGCCGCCACGCTGATCATCTCCGGCTGGTTCGACATGGCGCTGACCGGCGCCAGCTACGAGACCAACCGGAAGAAGGATCCAGCCTTCGCCAGGGAGGCCGTCGACTGGCTGGTGACCAACTTCATCGGCGACCGCGACCGGCTCGATCCGGAGGTCAGCGCGCTCTACGCCGACTTGAGCGGCTTTCCGCCTGTGTTCCTGCAGGCCGGTGCCGACGAGACGCTGGTCGACGAAAGCCGCATGTTCGCCGAGCGCGCGCGGCAGGCGGGCATCGAGACGCGCCTCGATGTCTTCGACGGCATGCTGCACTCCTTCCAGATGATGGCCGGCCGGGCGCCGGAGGCCGATGACGCGATCGGCCGCTTCGCCGCCTGGGTGCGGCCGAGGCTGGGCCTGCCGGATGCCGTCAACATGGCGGCCGGCGAAAGGGCCGCGTGA
- a CDS encoding alpha/beta fold hydrolase: MSLSHLLLSGTAVLMAMAGPASAAGAPKKTVVLVHGAFADGSSWSKVIPLLEAKGLNVVAVQNPLSSLAADVDATRRVIDAQPGPVILVGHSWGGVVISQAGVNDKVKALVYVAAFAPPKGVSVNDLGKGQPPLPWASALEADSGGYVRLSAGGVARHFAQDLPPQEISLIAATQGPPFAGIFDEKLTAAAYETKPSFYIVASHDGMIPPAAEAAMAKAIGAEVTELATSHVPMLSKPREVADVILAAADSVK, encoded by the coding sequence ATGTCGTTGTCGCATCTTCTCTTGTCGGGAACCGCCGTCCTGATGGCGATGGCCGGGCCGGCTTCGGCCGCCGGCGCGCCGAAGAAAACGGTGGTGCTGGTGCATGGCGCCTTTGCCGACGGCTCGAGCTGGAGCAAGGTCATCCCCTTGCTGGAGGCCAAGGGGCTCAATGTGGTGGCGGTGCAGAATCCGTTGAGCTCGCTGGCCGCCGATGTCGACGCAACCAGGCGGGTCATCGATGCCCAGCCGGGGCCGGTCATCCTGGTCGGCCATTCCTGGGGCGGCGTCGTCATCAGTCAGGCGGGCGTGAACGACAAGGTCAAGGCGCTGGTCTACGTCGCCGCCTTCGCACCGCCAAAGGGCGTGTCGGTGAACGATCTTGGCAAGGGTCAGCCGCCGCTGCCCTGGGCGAGCGCCCTGGAAGCCGATAGCGGCGGCTATGTCAGGCTAAGCGCCGGAGGCGTCGCCAGACATTTCGCGCAGGACCTGCCGCCACAGGAAATCAGCCTGATCGCAGCCACGCAAGGTCCGCCCTTTGCCGGTATCTTCGACGAGAAGCTCACGGCCGCCGCCTATGAGACCAAGCCGAGCTTCTACATCGTCGCCAGCCACGACGGCATGATACCGCCGGCGGCCGAAGCTGCGATGGCCAAGGCGATAGGCGCCGAGGTGACCGAGCTTGCGACCAGCCACGTTCCGATGCTCTCCAAACCGCGCGAGGTGGCCGATGTCATTCTGGCGGCGGCCGACTCGGTGAAATAG
- a CDS encoding NUDIX domain-containing protein, whose protein sequence is MAKRSAGLLIYRRSNGELKVLLVHPGGPFWAKKDDGAWSIPKGLVEENEDGLAAAQRETGEELGITVEGPFTRLGDYKQPGGKIVIAWSVEAHTEIDVTTIKSNSFTMEWPPRSGSMKEFPEADRAGWFGLPEAEAKIVQGQRPMLKDLARQLGIE, encoded by the coding sequence ATGGCAAAACGCAGTGCGGGCCTGCTGATTTATCGTCGAAGCAATGGCGAACTCAAAGTGCTTCTGGTTCATCCCGGCGGCCCATTCTGGGCAAAGAAGGACGACGGCGCCTGGTCGATCCCGAAAGGCCTCGTCGAGGAGAACGAGGACGGACTGGCGGCGGCGCAGCGCGAGACCGGGGAAGAGCTCGGCATCACGGTCGAAGGCCCCTTCACGCGCCTTGGCGACTACAAGCAACCGGGCGGCAAGATCGTCATCGCCTGGTCGGTCGAAGCGCATACCGAGATCGATGTGACTACCATCAAGAGCAACAGCTTTACGATGGAATGGCCGCCGCGGTCCGGGTCGATGAAAGAGTTTCCGGAGGCCGACAGGGCCGGCTGGTTCGGCCTGCCCGAGGCCGAGGCCAAGATTGTCCAGGGGCAACGCCCGATGTTAAAGGATCTGGCGAGGCAACTGGGAATTGAGTGA
- a CDS encoding sterol desaturase family protein, producing the protein MQLSLIGYYSDFVVYPLVIALLGVAGLIEAGEESAPEWIGTVLICLVLWTLIEYVLHRFVLHHVPYIRDLHDRHHVEERSPVGTPTWLSLGVHALIALPVWLISDFATASAVGCGLMLGYLWYISVHHMIHHWHPAHPSYLYTLKRRHAVHHHIDDNANFGVTSLLWDRVFGTARL; encoded by the coding sequence ATGCAACTGAGTCTGATCGGCTACTACAGCGACTTCGTGGTCTATCCCTTGGTAATCGCCCTCCTGGGGGTGGCAGGGCTGATCGAGGCCGGCGAAGAGAGCGCGCCGGAATGGATCGGCACGGTGCTGATCTGTCTCGTTCTGTGGACCTTGATCGAATACGTCCTGCACCGCTTCGTCCTGCATCACGTTCCCTACATCAGGGATCTGCACGACCGTCATCATGTCGAGGAGCGCAGTCCGGTCGGCACGCCGACCTGGCTGAGCCTCGGCGTGCATGCGTTGATCGCACTGCCCGTCTGGCTGATCTCGGATTTCGCGACCGCCAGCGCGGTCGGCTGCGGGCTGATGCTGGGTTATCTCTGGTACATCAGTGTTCACCACATGATCCACCACTGGCATCCCGCCCATCCCAGCTATCTCTACACGCTCAAGCGCCGCCACGCGGTGCACCACCATATCGACGACAACGCCAATTTCGGCGTGACGTCGCTGTTGTGGGATCGGGTTTTCGGCACGGCGCGGCTTTAA
- a CDS encoding winged helix-turn-helix transcriptional regulator, protein MSTRERSGCPISLSLELLGDRWTLLIIRDLVFAGKKHFREFLQSDEGISSRTLAERLQTLQDEGILTRSVDPSHGLKAIYRLTEAGIDLLPVLAALGAWGSKHRKADDHLARIADELAAGGEPALERMKAALRAEHVV, encoded by the coding sequence ATGTCGACGCGTGAAAGATCCGGCTGTCCGATCAGCCTGTCGCTGGAACTCCTCGGCGACCGCTGGACGCTGCTCATCATCCGCGACCTGGTCTTCGCCGGAAAAAAGCATTTTCGCGAGTTCCTGCAGTCCGATGAAGGCATCTCCTCACGCACGCTGGCGGAGCGGCTGCAGACGCTGCAGGACGAAGGCATCCTCACCCGCAGCGTCGACCCGAGCCATGGGCTGAAGGCGATTTACCGGCTGACCGAGGCCGGCATCGACCTTTTGCCGGTGCTGGCCGCGCTCGGCGCCTGGGGCAGCAAGCACCGCAAGGCCGACGATCACCTGGCCCGGATTGCCGACGAACTGGCGGCCGGCGGCGAGCCGGCGCTGGAACGGATGAAGGCCGCGCTGCGGGCGGAGCATGTTGTTTGA